A single region of the Palaemon carinicauda isolate YSFRI2023 chromosome 17, ASM3689809v2, whole genome shotgun sequence genome encodes:
- the LOC137656393 gene encoding carbohydrate sulfotransferase 10-like — MAGEKVNRKMKLLSTLVICVGITFMASTLLLQLTPVQHYTSGILKTLYSRNLNANEESWSGEGGKIIESKEKHDFSGVHFKDSGKDKEATSHNGLGVGGTTSSSSKLITETPTYNYNSYSSSGETQKSFVYRTVSTVKNAPGWPVRENNASTERKDDVDIRRKDESSSDQSEERIWEEMVRRRFDSRKKSLETQCDAYGGNIPPEVARGNKEFFYYSKSYNLLACVSAKGGSSTWRSHFLSMNGYDKPYNQTHTPELDSWIRARKVIGENFLEQLTSKKGLTRLISVRHPFSRLVSAYTDKYNGGKPLELTKKRAMFYRKPLEMIGRNFTLMEVAAFPFPLFLRFVLYQKSRGFDRHWVPYSRNCKPCGLPYDYVVHLETLEDDLSYIIQQLGIKEIDPKTQKHISVENQTHSFDDYFKDIPQSVIREIYSIYKEDFRLFGYAVPQFVKDAFANSKLGDINISD; from the exons ATGGCTGGGGAGAAAGTGaatagaaaaatgaaattattGAGCACGTTGGTGATATGCGTTGGAATAACGTTTATGGCTTCTACTTTATTGTTGCAATTAACACCGGTGCAACATTACACTTCTGGTATTCTCAAAACTTTGTATTCCCGCAATTTGAATGCAAATGAAGAAAGTTGGTCAGGAGAAGGTGGAAAAATAATAGAATCGAAAGAAAAACATGATTTCAGCGGTGTTCATTTCAAAGATTCCGGCAAAGATAAGGAAGCCACATCTCACAACGGACTGGGCGTCGGTGGTACTACTTCGTCCTCTTCCAAACTGATTACAGAAACACCAACTTATAACTATAATTCCTATTCAAGCTCAGGAGAAACACAGAAGAGTTTTGTATACAGAACCGTTTCAACTGTAAAGAACGCCCCTGGATGGCCGGTCCGGGAGAATAACGCAAGCACAGAACGAAAGGATGACGTAGACATTCGTCGAAAAGACGAATCTAGCTCTGATCAAAGCGAAGAAAGGATCTGGGAAGAAATGGTGAGGCGGAGATTCGATTCAAGAAAGAAATCTCTTGAGACGCAGTGTGATGCTTATGGCGGTAACATACCACCGGAAGTTGCTCGTGGGAATAAAGAATTCTTCTACTACTCAAAATCATACAATCTTCTGGCTTGTGTCTCTGCCAAG GGTGGATCCTCAACATGGAGATCGCATTTCTTAAGTATGAATGGGTATGACAAGCCttacaaccaaacacacacacctgAACTCGACTCATGGATCCGTGCAAG AAAAGTCATAGGAGAGAATTTTCTGGAGCAGTTAACAAGCAAGAAGGGCTTAACAAGGTTGATATCAGTCAGACACCCATTCTCTCGCCTTGTCTCAGCCTACACGGACAAGTACAATGGCGGAAAGCCACTCGAACTAacaaaaaaaag AGCAATGTTCTACAGAAAACCGCTGGAGATGATTGGCAGGAATTTTACTCTCATGGAAGTCGCTGCCTTTCCATTCCCCTTGTTTCTTCGATTTGTGCTTTACCAGAAG TCGAGGGGATTCGATAGACACTGGGTCCCCTACAGTAGGAACTGCAAACCCTGTGGTCTCCCATACGACTACGTCGTGCACCTTGAGACTCTGGAGGACGACCTCTCCTACATCATCCAACAGCTCGGGATCAAGGAAATTGACCCCAAGACTCAGAAACACATTTCTGTCGAGAACCAGACTCACTCATTCGATGATTACTTCAAGGATATTCCACAGAGCGTCATTAGGGAGATTTATTCTATTTACAAGGAGGATTTTCGTCTCTTTGGCTACGCTGTGCCGCAGTTTGTCAAGGATGCCTTTGCTAATTCTAAGCTAGGTGATATAAATATAAGTGATTGA